Proteins found in one Acidobacteriota bacterium genomic segment:
- the moaC gene encoding cyclic pyranopterin monophosphate synthase MoaC: MSQFSHLDDAGRLRMVDVSSKPVTQRRARARGEVRASAETIAQIHNNRLAKGNVLEAARLAGIMAAKNTGQWIPLCHPLQLSHVQLEFMVNDEGVEIEATTLAEGKTGVEMEALVAVSAAALTIYDMCKAIDRTMEIGNIRLMEKSGGRSGHFVRSD, from the coding sequence ATGAGCCAGTTCTCTCACCTCGACGATGCAGGCAGGTTGCGCATGGTGGATGTCTCCTCCAAGCCCGTCACCCAACGCAGGGCTCGCGCCCGGGGTGAGGTCAGGGCGTCCGCGGAAACCATCGCCCAAATCCACAATAACCGGCTGGCCAAGGGCAATGTCCTCGAAGCAGCCAGGCTGGCAGGGATCATGGCGGCCAAGAACACCGGACAGTGGATTCCTCTGTGCCATCCTCTGCAACTGAGCCACGTTCAACTGGAGTTCATGGTCAACGACGAAGGGGTGGAAATCGAAGCGACCACCCTGGCCGAGGGGAAGACCGGGGTTGAAATGGAAGCCCTGGTGGCCGTGTCGGCAGCGGCGTTGACCATTTACGATATGTGCAAGGCCATCGACCGAACCATGGAGATCGGGAACATCCGCCTGATGGAAAAGTCCGGCGGCCGGTCCGGGCACTTCGTCCGTTCCGATTAG